GCCGTCAGATCCCCCCCGGGACGGTCGAGAACGTGCCTTCCAGTTTAACCATGATCCCTGCGCACGCGAGCAGAAAGCAAAAAAAGCAGCCCGACGAAAGGTCGTGGAGAAGTGTCGAGGGAAATCGAAAAGATTTTCAAGAATTTACTGGCAGACCAAAAAACGGCTTGGTAAACTCGGCGACCGTGGTAGCTATGGTCAAGCGATAGCATATGCGCGGATAAAAGGGCCTTTTGCACGATGTTGAGAGTCAGCGGCCAAGCCAGCATGGCGTTTCGGGCGAGGCGCAAAGACACCTTAACAATGTAAATGGCGCCAGTAAGCCGGCATTTACGCTTTCTACGGATTTTGAGCGGCGGGTGATGAACATTGTTTTCCCTAACTAACTTACAGGTCGTTGGTTCAAAAAACGTGTCGCGCAAGGCACGGATTTTGCTTTACAAGTCGTAGCTTACTGTGCACCTACTGCGCGGGTTGCTTGCAAACCCGCTGTCAGCGGGGGGGATTGAGACAACATTGATGGCGGTTGGCCTCGGTTTCGCCAAACCTAGCTCAGCTGATCGAACCTCTAGGAAGGGCCAGCAAATGAGTTCTCTGCGGACCAAGTTTCTTGTAGCGTCGCTACTTTCCCTGGCTATGTGTGTTGCCACGGAACGTGCGTCGGCTATTCCACTGACGTTTATTGACGGTGGTGGTGACGATCAGTCGTTTACGGCTACGATCACCGCCACGGGCGGTGTGACGGTGAGTGGCCAGATCAACTTCACCTTGCGGACCTCGCTCGGTTTCCTGGGTAATGCCTCGGCGCCGGGTAATATTAACATCAACCCGCAGTTCAGCGCGATCTCGCTGACGGATGGTATCAACCCGGGTCCTGTCAGCATTAACCGGAATCCGACCGGTTCGGGTACGTTGACGCTCGCTAGCCCCCCGCAGTCGTTGCAGAACGCGGTGGTCAGCAACGTCACGGCGAACCTGCTCGGGCCTGGCGGTGCGGTTCCGCTTCAGTCGAACACGATCAGTTTCAATGGTGACGGTAATATCACCCTGATTGGCATCAACTTCGACTTGAGTGCCAACGTGCAGGCCGACTTGACCGGCCAGATTGGCTCGCTGACGTATCAGCAGACCGGCAGCAATATGTTCAACGCACCGGGTACCTTGGCTGCCACGCCACCAAATAACTTCTCGACCAACTACCTGATCGATTCGTCAGGGAGCGGTGGTAACCTCGGTGGTGCCTTGACGGGCGATATCAGCGGTAACGCGAATTTGAATATCGCTGGCCTCTTTAATACCCCCTTCAATCTCGGCACGATTGCGTCGATCAACGAAGTATTGAACGAGGCAATTCCGACGTTGGCTGGTACCGGTTCGATTCAAGACTTGGAGCCGGGGGTGTTCAGTGGCCCTGGTCGCGATATCCGCACCACGGTCAACCCTTCGGTGCCGAGCTTCATCCCGCTAGCGTTCAACTTCGCCGCCACTTCGGTGGAAAATTTGACGCAGCAGGTCACGAACATCGATGCCGCTGGTGCCACCTGGACGGCCTGGATCTCTGGTGTCATTACGTTCAACATGGGCATCGACATCACGGTGTCGGGTTTGGACATTAAATTGCAGGATACAACCGCAGATGCCTTGCAGGTGCCGGTGCTGACCACCACGCCCTCGGCCGGTGGTACGCTCAACTTTGGTAACGTGCTCGTTGGCACGGCCCAAAACGGTAATCTCACGGTTCAAAACCTGGGTACGAACGGCAGTGTGATCTCGGGTACCTTCCCGAACGGTGGTGGTGAGTTTAGCCCCCTCTCGTTCCAGGCGTTTGGTCCCATCGCGGCGAACACCCCGGGTGAAACGCGAGTCTATACCTACACGCCCACTGGCCGTGGTGCGGACACGCTGAATCGCACGATCACGAGCGATTCGGGGAGTGCGCCCGTTCAGTTTGCGGGTCGTGGCGTGGCTCCGGTCTCGGCTGCCACCGGGGGTGACGCGGGCTATGTGCTCGTCGGTACCTCGGGCAACGCCATCTCGACGGTCACCAACAACGGTGACGGTAATCTGTCGGGCCTGGGCGCCGTCAGTAACTTGAATGGTACCGCTTCGGGTGGTGGTGGTGAGTTCGTTCTGTCGGGTCCCGCTGGCATCAGCCTGTTGGATCACACCTCGACGAATCTGAATTACACCTACACGCCCACCTCGCGTGGTGCCGATTCGCAGAATATCACGCACGGCTTCAGCAATGGTAACCCGAGCGGTAACAATACCGCTCATAACCAGACGGTCACGGTCACCGGCCAGGGTGTTGCCCCGGTCAGTGCCGCGACGGGCGCCGCGGTCAACACGCCGGGTGCCTATACCCTGGTGGGTACGACTGGTCAGGCCACGGCGACGGTCACCAACAATGGTGACGGTAACCTCTCGGGTCTGGGTGCGGTCAGCAATCTCAACGGCACGGCCTCGGGTGGTGCTGGCGAGTTCTCGCTGAACGGTTCGAACGTGATCAGCCTGCCGGATCACACCTCGCAAAATCTGGTGTACGACTACAACCCGACCGCGCGTGGTGCCGATTCGGAAAACATCACGCACGTCTTCACCAACGGTAGCCCGGATGGCACCAACTCGGCTCACAACCTGCAGGTCACGCTGACTGGTCAGGGTGTGGCTCCGTTGGCCGCCGCGGCCGGTGGCGCCGTGAGTGTGCCGGGCGCCTATACGCTGGTCGGCACGACGGGCCAGGTGATTACCTCGGTCACCAACAACGGTGACGGTAACCTCTCGGGTCTGGGTGCGATCAGCAATCTGAACGGTACGTTGTCGGGCGGTGCTGGTGAGTTCTCCTTGTCCAGTCCGGCTGTGGTGAGCGTCCCCGATCATACGACGATCAACCCCGTGTATGATTACAACCCGACCGCTCGTGGTGCGGATTCGGAGAATCTGGTCCACAGCTTCACGAATGGTAATCCGGACGGCACCAACACGGCCGTCAACCTGCAGATCAACGTGACTGGTCAGGGTGTGGCCCCGCTGACGACTCCGGTCGATCAGTCGGCCAACAACGCCGGCTTCATCCTGGTTGGTACTTCGGGCACCGCTTCGGTCTCGATGACCAACAACGGTGACGGTAATCTGTCGGGTCTGGGTGCGGTCAGCAACCTGAACGGCACGCTGCCGACGACACTGGGTGAGTTCAATCTGACCAGCTCCCCCACGCCGCTCGGAACGATCAGCGTTCCCGATCACACCACGCACACCTACTCGTATACCTATACGCCGACGGGTCGTGGTGCGGACTCGGAAAATGGTCTGATGTCGTTCACGAATGGTAGCCCCGATGGTACCAACCAGGCCACGAGCGAGGCCTACGTCGTTCAGGGTCAAGGTGTTGCCCCTGTGCAGGCTACTTCCTCGGTTGACGCTCCTCTTACCCGTATCACCTACCTGACTCCGGGTCCGGGCAACACGAATCCGCCCTCGGTCACGGTGCATAACAATGGTGACGGCAACTTGTCGGGCCTAGGTGCGGTCAGCAACCTGAACGGTACGATTGATACCGGAACGGATGCTCGCTTCACGGGTGGTGGTGCGGCCTTCAGCCTGACTGACCACACGAATGTCAACTACGCCATCAACTACCAGCCGACCACCCATACCATCGACTCGAGCACCTTCACCGTCTCCTTCTCGAACGGAAGCGCTGACGGCACGAATCAGGCTCAGGTCGTACCGGTGACGGTGAGTGGCCAAGGTGTGGGCCCGATCTTCAACGGACTGCCGTACGATACGGACAACAACCCGGCTCCGGGCAACACCCTGGACTTCGGTAGTGTCGTGATCGGTGCCAACGGCCAGCTTCAGCTCGATATCAGCAACATCACCACCGATCCCAATGGTGGCGATCCGACGCTGACCGACATGACGCTGATTTCGGCGACGATCACCGGTCCGGATGCGGTTGAGTTCTCGCTGCCCGGGTTCGTCCCCGGTACGGTAATCAGTGCCGGTGGCCTGATCTCCTACTTCGTGAACTTCGATCCGCTCTTCCCGCCGGGGATCAAGACGGCTACGTTGACCTTCCTCACCGACGAGGATGCGGTCTTCGGCATGCCGGGGAACTCCTACTCCTTCACGCTGGTCGGTCTGGCTGCTCCGGAGCCGGCAAGTGTGTTGGGATTCGCTCTCTGCACGATCGGTGGTGTGGTAGCTTACCGCCTCCGCCGCCGTCGCTAAGACGAGCGAAGGACGCCCTGGCGTCCAATAGTTTGTGAAAGCCAACGGGCCGCACTCAACGCGAGTGCGGCCCGTTTTTTTATGAGTTGGCTGCCAATGTGCGAGGGGACATGGCCTCGCGGTGACTACGGTCGAGTCAGCCAGGTTGCTGGGGCCGGCACCATTGAAGCGCCTCTTGCGACGGGATGCGCCCCGTCTTCTTCAGCTTTCCGTGCCTGTTCAGACGCGGAAAGCGAGGCCCCGGGGCCGTGTGGGGCGACGGCAAGTACGCTTCAACGGAGCCACTGCCGTTGTCGTGCCACACAAGATTGGTCGCTAATCGCGCGCGGGCAGTTGCTTACTCTTCCTTCTGAGATCGATTTTGCCAGTGCCGAGCAGCGGCAGTTCGTCGAGTTCAACGAAGCTGTTACGCCCTGGGACCCATAACGGCGGGAGACCTGCTTCCGCCGGGCGACGGCAGATTTCGCTTGGCGCCACATCGATCAGTTTGTGTAGCACAACGATGCGTTCCCCTTTGCGCTCGTCAGGAATGGCAGTCACCGCGACGAGTAGTGTGTCATCGCTGATTAACTGTCCAGAGACAGTGGTTTCCGCCATTAGAACTGCACGTCGGGGGGGGTTAATTGAACGTCTTGCCGTCGAATTCGCGGACGAACTTGACCTTCGGATTGCCCCCCTTGCCGGTCAGATACTCCGACACGTAACGCTGGCGGTCGCGGGACCGCTCGGGCACGAGAAAGTTATCCCCCTTCTGCAGAATGGGACGCGGCTCGACAATCGTGCCAAAGGAGCGATCTCCCGCGGCCTGACAGGGGAACCAGTGCCCCTTGCCCTCGGTATCCTCGAGATAGAACTCGGGATAGCAGTGCCCGGGCACCCAAACAGTGCGTGCCGGCACCTTGATGGCCCGGCACATGGCGATGAAGAGGGAGCTCAGTTCTTCACAATCGCCGTTCCCATCGCGCAGGGCGGCGAGCGCACCTTTGAGGGGGCCTTCTTCGTAGGTCACGCGGTCGCGAACCCAATCGTAGATCCCTTCGACCTGTTCCCAGGCGGTTTCTTTTCCTTCGATCGCTTCCTTCGCGGCCGACTTGATCTTCGGATCGCGGCTTTCGATATAGGGGCTTGGTCCCAGGTATAGCCGGGTGAACTTGTCGAGTTTCTTGGGAATGATAAATCCCGAGGTGTCGGTCGGGGCGGGGATCTGCGATCGCTCGATCTCGAGCACGAGAATGGCTCGGGCTTCTTCCCCCGCGGCCAGCACCGGCATGTCGAGCACCATCTGACGCACGGTGTCTCCGACATTGCGGTAGTCGATTTCGCGGACGTTCGGCGAAAAGTCTTCTTCGACCACGCGCACGCGCTGCTCGGGCCAGTCGATCGGCACCGGCGCCGTCGCCACGATGCCCCGACAAGGAGCGCCCCCCGCCGTGACAATCATGCCGATGCGCAGTTCTCTCGTCGACGACGGGCCCAACGGGGTGCCGTCCGGCGTTTCGCGCGCGTCGAACTGCGCCCGGGCCACTTCGGGCAGCAGGACCAAGGTGACAACGAGGGGCAGGGCAAGCCAGGTTCGGCGCGACAAGGCGAACTCTCCCGGGCGAGGAATCGAGGTGTTATTTCCTCTATTGTAGACACGCCAGGTAGAGGTTTCGCCTGAGGAAACCAGCACGCAAGGGGCGTACCGGCCGAGGTAACCTTCCGCTGATGAGGATCGCAGCAATTGCACCGCCGCGACAGTCGAAGATTAGCCTGGCAGGATTTCGTCGATCGATTCGCCCAGGATCGAGACCATGCGATCGATTTGCTCCTCGGTCGTGACGTAGCAGGGGGCCAGGTTGTAAACGTCTCCCCGCAGACGAGTAAAGAGCCCCCGACGTTGCGTCGCCTCGTGGACCCGTCCCCCCACGTTCTCGCCAGCGGGGAACTCCGCCTTGGTGGTCTTGTCCGCGACCAATTCCACCGCTGCCATCAGGCCCAGGCCGCGTACCTCGCCGACGTGTGGGTGAGATTCGAGTGTGCGCAACTGCTTGTTCAGATGGCGTCCCAATTCGCCGGCGCGTGCGACCAATCCCTCGCGTTCGATGATGTCGAGATTCGCCAATGCCACGGCACAACCAACGGGATGCCCCGAGTAGGTGAAGGCATGCATCCAACGCAGTTGGTCGGGAGCGTGGTCGATGGCGCCGGCGATCTTACCGTTCACCCCGATGCCGCCGAGCGGGAAATAGCCGCTCGTGATGCCCTTCGCAAAGGCCACGATATCGGGCTCGATGCCGTAGCGCGACAGGGCAAACCAGTCCCCCGTGCGCCCAAAGCCGGTAATGATCTCGTCGGCGATAAGCAGCACGTCGTACCGATCGCAGATCTCGCGAATGCGGGGCCAATAGTCGTCCGGGGGCACAATCACACCGCCGGCCCCCTGCACGGGCTCGCCAATAAAGGCCGCCACGGTCTCGGGGTCCTCGCGCAAGATCGCCTCTTCGAGCAGATCGGCGGCCCGTTGTCCCGGCGTGCGGGAATCGTCGGACGCGGTGTCCGCCGCCGGCGCGAAGCGATAAGGATACGGGCTCGCGATGTGCAGAAAATGGGGGGCCCGCGGTTCGAACATCGGCCAATAGCTGGCGATGCCCGTGGCCGACATGGTGGCCAGCGTGGTGCCGTGGTAGGCCCAGGTACGGCTGAAGATTTTGGTCTTCTCGGGACGCCCCGCGACTTTCCAGTAATAGCGCGCGGTCTTGAAGGCAGATTCGTTCGCCTCTCCCCCGCCGCACGTGAGAAAGAATCGCTGGATCGAGGGGTAGCAAAGCTCCGCTAAACGTTCGCCCAGCGCGATGGCGGGCCGATTGGTGCTGCCCGTGTACGCCGAGGCGTATCCCAAGGTTTCCATCTGGCGGGCGGCCGCGTCGGCCAGCTCTTGGCGGCCGTGGCCGACGACGACGTTCCACAGGCCAGCCAGGCCGTCGAGGTATTCTCGTCCGTCGTGATCGAACAGCAACGCGCCTTGGCCGCGAACCCAAATATGGGCGTGCGCTTGCGCCTGCGGATTGTGAAGGGCGTGGATCAGATGTCGCTGGTCGCTCGCCAGCTCGAGTTGTTCGGGTGTGCCTTGCATAAGACGAATTCTACCTGTTGTTACGAGGCCGCGCAACTGGGGCAACGAACACGATCGGAAGTACCGGGCGGACGACTGGACATTCCGCAAAGTGGTAGCGACATTGGCATACAGTCGCCGGTTCGCGAGGGGGTCGGAAATCTTTCCGTAGGTGCCACAAGCGTGGTCGCCGATCGTTCTGGATGCGTTCGCCTTTGCCCAAGTCCACCCACACACGAGACGCCGAACAGCCACAGCCAGGTGGGGGCCTGGTACTGCGTGCCCTGCGTTTGTCGGTCGTCGTGTTGCTCGTCGTGCCGGCGATCTACTGGCACGGAGGCGTGCTCGAGACAGAATCTCCCTGGTTCATCAGCCATTATCTCGACTACCGGGGAATCGCGGCAAAGGTCTTTGACCCCCACACGAACGACTTCAATGCCTACCAGGGGCGTGAGCTGAGCTATTTCTTCGACTACCTCGATGCGCAAGTCTTTCGCGTCTGGCTGCAAATGGGGTATCCGCTGTTCATTGCCACCAGTACGTTCCTTGCCACCGTGTCACTGGTGCTCGTGCATCAACTATGGATCGGGCGACTCCTGCCGCGGTTGCCTCCCGTCACGTCGATCCTCGTGTTGCTGGTCTATCTGACCGGATTCGTGCGACTTTCGACCGACGGCATGTACTATCGTTCGACGAAGCCGCTCATGGTGCCCTTGATCGTGCTGGGGATGTCGCTCGTCTGGTATTTTCAGCAGCGCCCACGCGATGGTGTCGCACGGCGTGCGATGTGGTGGGCGGTCGTCTCGTTGTACACCATCGGAACGGCGATCAGCCTGCTCGATCGCATGGGGTTCTACCTGGTCACCGTGTCGGCGGCGCTGACCGCGATTCACGCCGTGTGGCGAAAAGGACACTGGGATGTCTGCCTCGCGCTCATGGCAAGCAGCGCGACGGGGTTGCTCTACAACTACGTGCTGGGTCCGCAGCTCATCTTTTGGATCAATGGCTATCGGCCCGATTTTAGCTATCAGCGCGTCGACCTGATGCGCATCGTTACGGAACCCTGGCACCTGGCGCAAGGATCGCTCTTGCTGGTTGAACAGGCTTGGCTCGGTTTCGGCAACTATGCCTTATTGCTCGCTTTGCTGCTGATGCTGACAGCGCTGGCCATCGTGCTCAAGCGGCGTGGCATTCCTCGCCACCGATGGACGGCGTTCGTCCCCCCCTTGCTCTACTCGTGTCTGGCAAGTGTGGCAGGTGCTTTCATGCTGGCGGTGATGGTCGTACGGCATCCCGCGATTTACGATGTCGACCATCGCCTCTGGTACTATGGTCTGCCGATTCAGGCGACCTTGCTGTTTCCCGTATGGCTGGGACTGAACTGGTTTCTCGAAGGAAGCAGCGCTCGACGAGCATTGTTGGTGAACGTGGTTCTCGTCGGGTTGGTGGCCAGCAATCTGCTAAGTTGGGGACGCTATCGACGCGAGCTTTTCGCGGGAGAATGGTATCACGTGTCGTACGGTCAGACCGAGCTCTTGCGACGATCGTTGCAACAGGAGTCGCTTGATCCGAACCTGGGTGGCAACTATGTCACGCTTTATTACGTGTGCCTGTTGTTCGACAGCGCCAGCCGTCCGCCGGGCGAACGCAACATGCCGCCGGCCATCGCTCCACTCAGGCCGCCGGCACCCGCAGGATCAACACCGCGGAATTAGCAGTTTCGGATGCGGCCGAAGGCTGAGAAACCCACGGGGATTACAATTCAAACTGGTGCAGGACCCAACGTCCCCCCAGCGAGAACTAGACTCATGTCGACCAAGGGTTCCCAACGCGGCAAACGAATCGTCTTTGCGATCGTGGCGGTCGCCGTCGGGTTAGTCTTTCTCGAAGGGCTCTTGTCGATTCTCTGGATGGTGCCGGACTTTCTCGCACGGCGCCGCTCGGCCGCCCGGGCGATTACCTATCTCGAGGATTATCACGCCCGGCACAACTCGGAATTAGGTTGGGAACATATTCCCGGCAAAACCGTCAGCCATCTCTACGGCAAGGGACGCTCGATCACCATCAATGCCGACGGCTTTCGCGGCCGCGAGGATTACGTTGGACACAAGCCGAGCGATCGTTTCCGCGTCGTCTGCCTGGGCGATTCGATGACGATGGGCTACGGCGTGGACGATCCCGACACCTATCCCGCGCAGTTGGAACAAGTCAATCCGCGCATTCAGGCAGTGAACATGGGGCAGGGGGGGTACTCGGTCGGGCAGGATTATCTTTGGTTCAAACGAGAGCATGCACGGCTCGAGCCCGACTTATTAGTGGCGAGCTTCATTGTCGACGACTTCTGGCGCCTCGTGAATATGCGCACCCCGAATGGCGCCGCGGTGCCCCACTTCAACCTGATCGATGGCCGCGTCGTGGTGAGCAATCAGCCCGTGCCGCCGAAGATCGAGACGGGCGATGTGGTGGACCCGAGTGCGCGACCGCTGGGGTTCTTGTTCGAGAAGAGCGCACTCTTCCGCACCGTCGATACGGTCGTCAAGCCGGCGCGCGAAGTGCGCGTTCAAGTCGATCGCAACGAGCAGTTTCAACTGGCCCTGGCGATCCTGGCGGAGCTCAAGCGCGAGGCGGGGGATGTCCCCCTGGTGTTGGTCATGCTGCCGGAAGTGGGCGAGTTGAAGGAGCCGGCACGACTAGTGTTGTACCGGCAGATCATTGCCGAATTGGAACGCTTCGCCCAGACGCAGGGCATTC
The sequence above is a segment of the Pirellulales bacterium genome. Coding sequences within it:
- a CDS encoding choice-of-anchor D domain-containing protein, with protein sequence MSSLRTKFLVASLLSLAMCVATERASAIPLTFIDGGGDDQSFTATITATGGVTVSGQINFTLRTSLGFLGNASAPGNININPQFSAISLTDGINPGPVSINRNPTGSGTLTLASPPQSLQNAVVSNVTANLLGPGGAVPLQSNTISFNGDGNITLIGINFDLSANVQADLTGQIGSLTYQQTGSNMFNAPGTLAATPPNNFSTNYLIDSSGSGGNLGGALTGDISGNANLNIAGLFNTPFNLGTIASINEVLNEAIPTLAGTGSIQDLEPGVFSGPGRDIRTTVNPSVPSFIPLAFNFAATSVENLTQQVTNIDAAGATWTAWISGVITFNMGIDITVSGLDIKLQDTTADALQVPVLTTTPSAGGTLNFGNVLVGTAQNGNLTVQNLGTNGSVISGTFPNGGGEFSPLSFQAFGPIAANTPGETRVYTYTPTGRGADTLNRTITSDSGSAPVQFAGRGVAPVSAATGGDAGYVLVGTSGNAISTVTNNGDGNLSGLGAVSNLNGTASGGGGEFVLSGPAGISLLDHTSTNLNYTYTPTSRGADSQNITHGFSNGNPSGNNTAHNQTVTVTGQGVAPVSAATGAAVNTPGAYTLVGTTGQATATVTNNGDGNLSGLGAVSNLNGTASGGAGEFSLNGSNVISLPDHTSQNLVYDYNPTARGADSENITHVFTNGSPDGTNSAHNLQVTLTGQGVAPLAAAAGGAVSVPGAYTLVGTTGQVITSVTNNGDGNLSGLGAISNLNGTLSGGAGEFSLSSPAVVSVPDHTTINPVYDYNPTARGADSENLVHSFTNGNPDGTNTAVNLQINVTGQGVAPLTTPVDQSANNAGFILVGTSGTASVSMTNNGDGNLSGLGAVSNLNGTLPTTLGEFNLTSSPTPLGTISVPDHTTHTYSYTYTPTGRGADSENGLMSFTNGSPDGTNQATSEAYVVQGQGVAPVQATSSVDAPLTRITYLTPGPGNTNPPSVTVHNNGDGNLSGLGAVSNLNGTIDTGTDARFTGGGAAFSLTDHTNVNYAINYQPTTHTIDSSTFTVSFSNGSADGTNQAQVVPVTVSGQGVGPIFNGLPYDTDNNPAPGNTLDFGSVVIGANGQLQLDISNITTDPNGGDPTLTDMTLISATITGPDAVEFSLPGFVPGTVISAGGLISYFVNFDPLFPPGIKTATLTFLTDEDAVFGMPGNSYSFTLVGLAAPEPASVLGFALCTIGGVVAYRLRRRR
- a CDS encoding transglutaminase family protein translates to MSRRTWLALPLVVTLVLLPEVARAQFDARETPDGTPLGPSSTRELRIGMIVTAGGAPCRGIVATAPVPIDWPEQRVRVVEEDFSPNVREIDYRNVGDTVRQMVLDMPVLAAGEEARAILVLEIERSQIPAPTDTSGFIIPKKLDKFTRLYLGPSPYIESRDPKIKSAAKEAIEGKETAWEQVEGIYDWVRDRVTYEEGPLKGALAALRDGNGDCEELSSLFIAMCRAIKVPARTVWVPGHCYPEFYLEDTEGKGHWFPCQAAGDRSFGTIVEPRPILQKGDNFLVPERSRDRQRYVSEYLTGKGGNPKVKFVREFDGKTFN
- a CDS encoding aspartate aminotransferase family protein, producing MQGTPEQLELASDQRHLIHALHNPQAQAHAHIWVRGQGALLFDHDGREYLDGLAGLWNVVVGHGRQELADAAARQMETLGYASAYTGSTNRPAIALGERLAELCYPSIQRFFLTCGGGEANESAFKTARYYWKVAGRPEKTKIFSRTWAYHGTTLATMSATGIASYWPMFEPRAPHFLHIASPYPYRFAPAADTASDDSRTPGQRAADLLEEAILREDPETVAAFIGEPVQGAGGVIVPPDDYWPRIREICDRYDVLLIADEIITGFGRTGDWFALSRYGIEPDIVAFAKGITSGYFPLGGIGVNGKIAGAIDHAPDQLRWMHAFTYSGHPVGCAVALANLDIIEREGLVARAGELGRHLNKQLRTLESHPHVGEVRGLGLMAAVELVADKTTKAEFPAGENVGGRVHEATQRRGLFTRLRGDVYNLAPCYVTTEEQIDRMVSILGESIDEILPG